From Cucumis melo cultivar AY chromosome 1, USDA_Cmelo_AY_1.0, whole genome shotgun sequence, a single genomic window includes:
- the LOC103490366 gene encoding phenylcoumaran benzylic ether reductase Pyrc5-like has product MGDKSKILFVGGTGYIGKFIVEASAKAGNPTYLLVRESTLSDPAKSDLLNKFKSLGVFFAIGDLYDHESLVKAIKEVDVVISTVGAGQLADQVKLIDAIKEAGNVKRFLPSEFGNDVDRSNAVEPAKSVFGIKVGIRRATEAAGIPYTYVSSNFFDGYFLPSLSQPGATSPPRDKIVILGDGTAQSIFNKEDDIGAYTIKAVDDPRTLNKTLYIRPAGNIYSFNDLVALWEKKIGKSVEKIYVPEEQVLKNIEEAPLPLNVILAISHSAFVKGDHTNFEIEASFGVEATKLYPEVKYTSVDEYLDQFV; this is encoded by the exons ATGGGAGATAAAAGCAAGATTTTGTTTGTTGGAGGCACTGGCTATATTGGTAAGTTCATTGTGGAGGCAAGTGCTAAGGCTGGAAATCCAACCTATCTTCTTGTTAGAGAGTCCACTCTTTCTGATCCAGCCAAATCTGACCTCCTCAACAAGTTCAAGAGCTTGGGAGTCTTTTTTGCCATT GGTGATTTGTATGATCATGAAAGTCTAGTTAAGGCTATAAAAGAGGTGGATGTGGTGATTTCCACCGTTGGTGCTGGTCAATTGGCCGATCAAGTTAAGCTCATTGATGCCATCAAAGAGGCTGGCAATGTTAAG AGATTTCTGCCATCGGAATTTGGAAATGATGTGGATCGTAGTAATGCTGTGGAGCCAGCAAAATCAGTATTTGGTATAAAGGTTGGAATCCGTCGGGCTACAGAGGCAGCAGGAATTCCCTACACTTATGTTTCTTCCAACTTCTTTGATGGCTACTTCCTTCCTTCCTTGTCTCAACCAGGAGCTACCTCTCCCCCAAGAGATAAAATTGTTATCTTAGGGGATGGAACTGCACAAT CAATATTCAACAAGGAAGATGACATTGGAGCTTATACAATCAAAGCTGTGGATGATCCAAGAACTTTGAACAAGACCCTTTACATTAGACCAGCTGGTAACATCTACTCTTTCAATGATCTCGTTGCTCTTTGGGagaaaaaaattggaaaatCTGTTGAGAAAATCTATGTTCCTGAGGAACAAGTCTTGAAGAACATCGAAG AGGCTCCACTTCCTTTGAATGTGATATTAGCAATTTCTCACTCAGCATTTGTGAAGGGAGATCATACTAACTTTGAAATTGAAGCATCATTTGGAGTGGAAGCTACAAAATTGTATCCAGAAGTTAAATATACCAGTGTGGATGAATATCTTGATCAGTTTGTTTAG